A stretch of DNA from Methanoplanus endosymbiosus:
GGGTGGGTGACTTTTTTGGGATGGCTTATCTGTGTAATGTCTGAGCGCAGCGGACTGCAAATGCAATGCTTAAATAATCAGAACCTCCAATATGTGATGCTGATTTACAGCATACATCTGCCCAGTTAGTGTAGTGGCCTATCATGCAGCCCTGTCACGGCTGCGACACGGATTCGAATTCCGTACTGGGCGTATTTCTTTTTGATAATCTCTTTATCTGATATAGTCCATTATCTTCTGTATATGCCAGATACACATAATTCCGGTTTTAATCAGAATTTTAACTATGATCCAGCTTCCGGACATAAATGTCGTTTTACCGCAGAACCGTTTGATATATTCAATGTATTCTTTGAGAGAATATATGACCCGACAATGCACCTCATGGTGCATTACTCCGGCAGGGTGGATGAGGAAATTCTCAGGAGATCAGTTCTCCTCACACTTGAGTCCATACCTTTCCTCTCAACTGCATTTGTAGAGTCAGATAAGGAGTGCTTCTGGGAGAGGATAGATCCTGAAAGACTCCCTGAGGCATTTGTACTTCACAGGGGCTGTTCCTCTGAAGAAATTCCGCCCGGAAAACCCCCAAAACCTCTTGATGTACGATCCGGTCCACAAATCAGGGTTGATCTTTTCAGACCGGAAAAATCAGGAGGTGACCTGATAACCATAACCTGCCACCACGGCGCAATGGATGCACGTGGTCTGGCCGATATATCCGGATACATATTTACGGTTTACAGGGAGTTATGCAGGGACTCCGGGTTCAGACCGGAAATTATGACTCCTGATCGTTCTCTGGCCCGGATCTATGAAATATATCCGGATTCCGTTTTAAAAGATGCACTCTCAGAAGAAGAGACGATAACCGACACCTGGAATTTCCCCTTTCTGTACCATGGACGCGGTGAGAGGAGAATTGCAAGGAGGGACTTTAGCCCGGAGAGGCTCTCAGAGGCAAAGGAGGTATGCAGGAGGTGCGGCGGTACAGTAAACGACCTTCTGATTGCAGTCTTCTTTCTGGCATTCTTCAGGGCCAGGGATGACCCTTCAGACGAAAACCGGACGAATGCCCTGCTGACCTCTGCTGACCTCCGGAGATATATTCCGGATATTGAAGACTGCTCACCGGCAAACCTCTCGGTGGCATATGAGATTTCAGTGATAACCGGGAGTAATTCCGGCATTGAAGAAATTCTGCCCGGAATAATTGCAGTGACAAAGGAGAGGAAGGAAAATTATGTCGGGCTTGGTTCAGTCCTCTTCTACAGAAATCTCTATGACAAAGGTATTCCCCGGATAAAAGAGTTCTTTGACGGTATGATCTCGTCATACCATGAGTCAGAACTCAAAAATCCGGTTCTATCCAATATCGGTGTAATTTCCGGGGAAAAATTCAGCAGTATTCCGGGAATCAATGGTGAGCTTCTCAGCCCTTATGACGTATGCTTTCTTCCGGTTGTCTGCTATCCTCCCGGATTTCTTCTTACCGCTTCAACATTCAACGGCACTCTCTCTGTACTGACCGGCTATGAATCCGGCCCGTACGTGGAGGCTGACATAAACCGGTTCATGGAGGCATTTGATGATTTATTTCCGGGGTCACAAAAATAAGGTCTGAATGTCCGGAATTATCTGAAATCTGGATATAATATATTAAAATAATTGTAATTGGCAGAATAATTCACATATGTTTTTATTGTGATGTGCAGAAATGATTGCCATATGTGTGAGGAATCGTGATGATTTGCCCCAATCCGGCCTTAACAGGATAATTTTATATTCCACAGTTCAATACTAATACAATGTCAGTACAGGATCAGATAATTCTCAATGTTGAGCTTCTCAGGAATCCTTCAAAGGATACAAGAAAAAGGGCGGCTGAAAATCTTGCCGGATTTGGATCAAAGTCAGTTATAAGTCTGATCCCTCTTCTTGACGACAAAGACTGGATTGTCAGATATCGTGCAGCTGAGGCCCTTGGCATGATTGCCGATGACAGATCAATAAGCCCTCTGCTCGCCTGCCTCAGGGATGAAAAGGATCATGTGCGGTATATGTCTGCAAAAAGCCTGGGGGAATTTGGAATTCCTGAGATTGGGATAGCCTTAATTCCGCTTTTAAAAGACGAAAATGACTATGTCAGAAAGATTACCGCTGCTTCCATAAAGAAATCCGGCAGCCCTACAGCGACAGAAGAGATAAGAAAAGCGCTTTCTGTGGAGAGAGATCCTGCTGTCGCTGAAAAATTCCGCGAAATTCTTTCTGAGTAAAATAATAAATTTCCTTTTTTCCGGCAAAAAAAATTATAATATAAAATTATTTTTCATATCTTCCATACTTTTGTATGATGTGCAGTCAAGTGTGAGCGGAGTTACTGATATATTTCCTTTTGACACAGCATTAACATCCGTTCCTTCCTCTGCCACTTCATACAGCGGGCCGTTTATCCAGAAATAGGGTTTTCCCCTTGGATCAAGTCTCTTCTCAACTCCGGTCTCAAAGAGCTTCTCTGCAAGCCTTGTAATTTCATATCCACCTTTGATCACGCTTGGGATATTGACGTTGATTACATCCGCGCCTTTTGGGAACCCCTCAGAGATCAGTTTTTTGCAGACCGTTTTTATGACATCCTTTGCATTTTCAAAGTTCTTTGAATAAAATCCGGGGTCGTCAAATTTGTCTGCCTGATCCTCAACCTGAAGTGAGAAGGCAACCGCAGGATAGTTGTGGTTTGCCGCCTCAAGTGCAGCACCTACTGTTCCTGAGGTCATTACCGACTCAAAGGAGAGGTTTTCACCTATGTTAACTCCGGATACAACCAGGTCTGGTTTTATTTCCAGTGCATACAGTCCTATTATAACCGAATCGGTCGGTTTACCACCGACAGAATATGCCTCATTTCCGTTTATTGTAATACGGTTGACCCTGATTGGTTCAAATATTGATATTGATCTGCCGACAGCACTCTGCTGTGTTGACGGTGCGACAACGATCACCTCGGCGAATTCAGAGAGGGCATCATATGCTGCCCACAGTCCTGTTGATGTAACTCCGTCATCGTTTGTAAGTAAAATTTTCGGCTTCATAACCCGTTTTTAGTTGTGACCTCAGAAATATTAAATGGGTGGTTTTTACGGGTTTTTTCCTCCTCCGGATAACCGGACATTCAGAATCAGCTGGCAGCATAAAATCCTGACAGCATTCCGGAGTACAGCGGCGGTGCCACAACTTCATCGCGGCTCTTTGTTTGTAATAATGCCGGCAAAATTCCGGTAAGGATCGTCATCCTAATTTCATTTTAGCCGGAATAATTATTCAATGAAGGCCCTCGTTGCCGAATATACGGTATTCAATGAACCTGATCTTGCACCTGAGGGTGCGGCTATGCTTAAGGTACTCTCAGAAAGTTTTGAGAGATGCGGATATGAGGTTCTATCCCCTGAAAAGGGCGATTTTTCCGAAGAATTAAAGCGCCTTGCGCCGCTCTGCGATGTTGGTATTGTGGTTGCCCCAGATGATATCTTAGGCAGATTTACAAAAATTGTTGAGGATAATACCCGAAGTCTCGGCTGCGGCAGCCTCAATATTGCCATATGCTCCAATAAGCAAAGAACAGGGGATATACTTACAATGCACGGTATAGCTGTCCCGCGTGAGCTTGATTTCGGGATGCGCATCATAAAGAAGGTCAAAGGTGTGGACGGGCAGAATATGCGCCTTTCAGACGGTGTTTCCGGTGAGGATGAATTCGGGCAGGAGTACATCGAGGGTGAGCATATCAGCGTCAGCCTTGTCGGAAGCCGGGTTGTCGGAGATACCTGCAATTCATACAGCGGAAGGCCGCCGCTTCTCCTTGCGCTGAACAGGCAGTACATTGAGAGAACAGAGGACGGACATTACAGATACCTCGGCGGTGAGACACCTGTGGAGCATCCAAGGGCGGATGAGATCACGGAAACGGCGGTAAAAGCGCTCAATGTCCTCGGATGTCAGGGCTATACCGGAGTTGACGTTGTGGTTGCCGATAAGATCTATGTTGTCGATGTGAACCCCCGGCCCACCACAAGCCTTGTCGGCATAGCTGAGGTTATGGAGGAGGAGATAGCCGATATTCTTGTCGAGTCATCCAGAGGAAATATCCCTGCTGAGGTTCACCTCAGCGGCAGAGTCTCCTTCAACACAACAGGTGAGGTGAAGAGACTTTGAAAGGCGGTATGAGTCCGGAGTCTGTCATTGGTATAGATGTCGGCGGTGCAAACCTCAAGATTGTGGACGGCAGGGATGTTGTCATTCACTACTGCCCCATGTGGCAGGACTCTCCCTTAACTGAACTTCTGAGCATCTATTCGGATAAGACTGCGGCGGTTGTGATGAGCGGTGAGCTTGCAGACGGATTTCCGGATAAAAACGCAGGGATAGAATATATCGTAAAATCTGTCAGAGACGCAGTGCCTGACTCATATTTCTACGGCATGGACGGGGAATTTCATACCTCTCCTGACCGCTCTCTTGCGGCTGCGAACTGGCTTGCATCTGCTGATTATCTGAGGAATGAATACCCTTCATCCCTGCTTGTGGATATGGGCAGCACGACTGTCGATATAATTCCCTTAAATTCCTTTGAAAATCTTAAAGGGATGACTGATCTTGACCGGCTCAGAGAAGGTTACCTTGTATATTCAGGCACACTCCGGACAACAGTTCCGGCAGTGATCAGGTCAGCCTCCGTAAACGGCATCTGTACGCCTGTGAGCAGCGAATATTTCGCACAGAGTGCTGATGTACATCTTGTCCTTGGTAACATCTCTGAGAGCGACTATACATCTCCTGCGGCAGATGGTGCGGGCACAGACTGCAACTCCTCGCTCAGAAGGCTTGCAAGGGTTGTATGTTCAGATCTCTGTGAGATTGGAGAGGATGGTGCGCTTGATATTGCACGTGATTTCTATAAGAAGCAGATGGAGATCATAGGCGTGGCAGTCAGGGATGCTATGGACAGTACAGGATGTGACTCAATAATTTCAGGCGGGATCGGCTCACATATCATTGTAAATGAGTTTGGCGGGCTTGATCTCCGGAAAGAGTCCAGAAAACTATCTGATGCACTGCCTGCCTTTGCTGTCAGGGAGGTGGCGCTACGCAGAGGGGAGTTTTAAGCTTCATACTCCTGGTGGGATCACTGGGCATCAGTATTTTACTGCTGTACCTCGGATTTCCATTTTTTTTCATGTTCCTCTTTATTCCGCTGATTCCGCTATTCGGCAGGGAAAAAAGAGAAGAGAAAATCTGCCCCCTCTGTGGTTACCGGACATCCGGTGATGAAATATTCTGCCCGTATGATGCGGAGCCGCTGAAGGAGTCCTGAGGATGATGAAGGATAACTTTCGTTTTTTAAAAATGCCTCTCTGAAATCATCTGCATAATTGCCGGCATTCCCATCCCCGAATTGTCGGGAAATCCGACATTTGCAAGATTTAACAGTGATGCCGGGAAGAAAATGCCGTGCATCTCGACCGCGGGAGGCATATTCAGATCTGCGGATGCGTAATTTCCCACAGATGAAGGGCTGAGATATATGTGCAGATGCTTAAGAATTCTTGAAATGTGGGTGTATGAATACCTGTCCCGGTTTGCAAGGCAGAAATCCACAACCGGTGCACCCACCCTTATCTCCGGATAAAAAGGTTCATCGGCGTAAACCAGCCTGCCGCATTCCCTGCACCTGAACCGTTTAACTTTGACATAGACCGGGATTCTGTTATCTCTGTAAATTCTTGTTGCAAATTTCTTTCTTTTGAAGTCATGCGTGATCAGTTTTCCTGCACAATACGGACACATGTCAGCATTCTCAAAAATTTTCCCGTCAATGCCGGATATTCCTGAATCTATGAGCTGAATGAGCATTGGTGGAATCTTTACATCCTTCATATTATGATGTTGTTTATATGGTTTTGATATATAAACTCATTTTGCTGTTAATTTTTGAAGAATAGAGCGCCCCGGTTATCCGGGTGGGAATCAGATCTAAGTTTCATATCCGGCAAAATGATCTCTTTTACCATTATAATTGATGTAAATTCATTTTTTTAAAGATCCTGAATATGTTAATTTTTACCTGCCATCCTGTTTTTTGTTTATCACCACCCGTACTTTTTTATCTGAAATATTTGTATGAAAGTGCGTGTTTCATTTTTTAGTTAATCAAACATGGTTTATATATTTAAATGGTTAACCTATGTTTGTTTTGGGTCGGGTTCGTTCAATATGCTGATTTGGACATTATACCTCAAATACTCCGGATAAATTGGAAAGATATTAATATCATCCTAAATTGATTCTTATCTGCCTACGAAATGTGAGGTACGTTTGTTATTTCAATCAGGCATAACAATTTGGAGGAAATGTAATGGTTTTTCATCCCCCAGCAACTATAATTGCTAAAACAGGAGATGCAGGAAAGGCTAAAGTTGGTCTTTCCATGCAGAATATGCTTCTTCGTGGCTTTATGGCCGGAGCATATATCGCAATGGGTGGAGCACTCGCAACAGTATGTGTTACTGGAACTGCAGCTTTCTTAGGTGCAGGTATGGCCAAGTTAATTCTTGGTGCTGTGTTCCCCGTCGGACTTATTATCATCGTGCTTACCGGTGCAGAACTCTTTACCGGAGATGCAATGTTTGCACCAATGGCAGCTTTCATACACAGAGTCAGTTGGGCATCAGTGCTTAATTTGTGGGTATGGGTTTACATAGGAAACCTTATCGGATCTATTGTATTCGCTTATCTTATGACCTACGGTCCTCTCACTTCATGGAGTGCAGCAGGTGCAGGTACCGCAACAGCATTTGGTGTGACTGCAGTAAGTATTGCAGCAGGAAAGAC
This window harbors:
- a CDS encoding condensation protein, with the translated sequence MPDTHNSGFNQNFNYDPASGHKCRFTAEPFDIFNVFFERIYDPTMHLMVHYSGRVDEEILRRSVLLTLESIPFLSTAFVESDKECFWERIDPERLPEAFVLHRGCSSEEIPPGKPPKPLDVRSGPQIRVDLFRPEKSGGDLITITCHHGAMDARGLADISGYIFTVYRELCRDSGFRPEIMTPDRSLARIYEIYPDSVLKDALSEEETITDTWNFPFLYHGRGERRIARRDFSPERLSEAKEVCRRCGGTVNDLLIAVFFLAFFRARDDPSDENRTNALLTSADLRRYIPDIEDCSPANLSVAYEISVITGSNSGIEEILPGIIAVTKERKENYVGLGSVLFYRNLYDKGIPRIKEFFDGMISSYHESELKNPVLSNIGVISGEKFSSIPGINGELLSPYDVCFLPVVCYPPGFLLTASTFNGTLSVLTGYESGPYVEADINRFMEAFDDLFPGSQK
- a CDS encoding HEAT repeat domain-containing protein; the encoded protein is MSVQDQIILNVELLRNPSKDTRKRAAENLAGFGSKSVISLIPLLDDKDWIVRYRAAEALGMIADDRSISPLLACLRDEKDHVRYMSAKSLGEFGIPEIGIALIPLLKDENDYVRKITAASIKKSGSPTATEEIRKALSVERDPAVAEKFREILSE
- the surE gene encoding 5'/3'-nucleotidase SurE, producing MKPKILLTNDDGVTSTGLWAAYDALSEFAEVIVVAPSTQQSAVGRSISIFEPIRVNRITINGNEAYSVGGKPTDSVIIGLYALEIKPDLVVSGVNIGENLSFESVMTSGTVGAALEAANHNYPAVAFSLQVEDQADKFDDPGFYSKNFENAKDVIKTVCKKLISEGFPKGADVINVNIPSVIKGGYEITRLAEKLFETGVEKRLDPRGKPYFWINGPLYEVAEEGTDVNAVSKGNISVTPLTLDCTSYKSMEDMKNNFIL
- a CDS encoding ATP-grasp domain-containing protein, whose protein sequence is MKALVAEYTVFNEPDLAPEGAAMLKVLSESFERCGYEVLSPEKGDFSEELKRLAPLCDVGIVVAPDDILGRFTKIVEDNTRSLGCGSLNIAICSNKQRTGDILTMHGIAVPRELDFGMRIIKKVKGVDGQNMRLSDGVSGEDEFGQEYIEGEHISVSLVGSRVVGDTCNSYSGRPPLLLALNRQYIERTEDGHYRYLGGETPVEHPRADEITETAVKALNVLGCQGYTGVDVVVADKIYVVDVNPRPTTSLVGIAEVMEEEIADILVESSRGNIPAEVHLSGRVSFNTTGEVKRL
- a CDS encoding hydantoinase/oxoprolinase family protein, producing the protein MSPESVIGIDVGGANLKIVDGRDVVIHYCPMWQDSPLTELLSIYSDKTAAVVMSGELADGFPDKNAGIEYIVKSVRDAVPDSYFYGMDGEFHTSPDRSLAAANWLASADYLRNEYPSSLLVDMGSTTVDIIPLNSFENLKGMTDLDRLREGYLVYSGTLRTTVPAVIRSASVNGICTPVSSEYFAQSADVHLVLGNISESDYTSPAADGAGTDCNSSLRRLARVVCSDLCEIGEDGALDIARDFYKKQMEIIGVAVRDAMDSTGCDSIISGGIGSHIIVNEFGGLDLRKESRKLSDALPAFAVREVALRRGEF
- a CDS encoding transposase family protein; the encoded protein is MKDVKIPPMLIQLIDSGISGIDGKIFENADMCPYCAGKLITHDFKRKKFATRIYRDNRIPVYVKVKRFRCRECGRLVYADEPFYPEIRVGAPVVDFCLANRDRYSYTHISRILKHLHIYLSPSSVGNYASADLNMPPAVEMHGIFFPASLLNLANVGFPDNSGMGMPAIMQMISERHF
- a CDS encoding formate/nitrite transporter family protein, whose protein sequence is MVFHPPATIIAKTGDAGKAKVGLSMQNMLLRGFMAGAYIAMGGALATVCVTGTAAFLGAGMAKLILGAVFPVGLIIIVLTGAELFTGDAMFAPMAAFIHRVSWASVLNLWVWVYIGNLIGSIVFAYLMTYGPLTSWSAAGAGTATAFGVTAVSIAAGKTSYIGIAALWSCFCKAICCNWLVNLAILLAICADDAVGKFFGIWFPIMAFVATGFEHCVANMYFIPAGIMTSSYLTADQVAAIGPKLANLSWITMWTNNIIVVTIGNIVGGMLFVGVLYWIAFRKDIEAAK